The proteins below come from a single Vitis vinifera cultivar Pinot Noir 40024 chromosome 9, ASM3070453v1 genomic window:
- the LOC100854066 gene encoding probable histone H2A.5, whose translation MPAPTSRSMSTTPPRDLPSPNTSLPTPVASPPHLPPLPRRSSYLKKDCHSQRFGTSAQVYLTAILEYLAVEVWKLARNAAKDNKKNRIILRHVLSAMRNDEELGKLLA comes from the exons ATGCCGGCTCCAACGTCTAGATCAATGTCAACAACTCCTCCTCGAGATCTCCCTTCCCCAAACACAAGTTTGCCAACACCGGTGGCATCCCCTCCTCACTTACCGCCGCTCCCAAGAAGAAGCTC ATACCTCAAGAAAGACTGTCATTCTCAACGCTTTGGAACTAGTGCCCAGGTCTACCTCACTGCCATACTGGAGTACCTAGCTGTTGAGGTTTGGAAGTTGGCTAGAAATGCAGCAAAGGATAACAAGAAGAATAGGATAATCCTGAGGCATGTTTTGTCGGCTatgagaaatgatgaagaacTTGGGAAACTTCTAGCTTAA